In Pedobacter heparinus DSM 2366, the following are encoded in one genomic region:
- a CDS encoding basic secretory protein-like protein, whose protein sequence is MNKSYTFLKRLIPVLFIFTMFSTSLHAQYFGQNRVRYNNEKFKVLQTPHFEIYYYLKNEQLIQKFAQDAETWYKMHQEIFRDTFLKKNPIILYNNHPDFQQTTALQGEVGIGTGGVTEAFKNRVIMPVMELNNQTRHVLGHELVHAFQYHLLLEKDSVNLENVSQIPLWMIEGMAEYLSVGKTDAFTSMWMRDALLNRDIPSLKDLTNSNKYFPYRYGQAFWTFVGSVYGDTTIVPLFKATAKYGYENGLRYTFGYDDRTLSGLWKNAIEAHYRPMLRADSSQIRITGTKIIDNKNAGNMNVAPSISPDGKYLAFLSEKDLFGIDLFLADAKTGKIIRKLSSQVANSHIDDFNFLESAGTWSPDGKQFAFSIFSKGKNQLMIINIDNGSVALRADMGDVAQFGNLSWSPNGDDIAFSGMIQGQSDIFSYNLKTKKVTQITNDAYSDYAPAYSQDGKKIAFSSDRASITKNNNTAVHSINLSIYDIESKTLTDIPVFPGANNLNAQFSGDSKRLFFLSNRDGFRNLYAYNLADNTVKQLTDYFTGISGITEFSPAISVSRNDDIVYSYYRSQRYTLYNSPISSFRSKPVDANAVNFDAAVLPPMETIGVDIVNSNLGNFERFEKTIADSMRLVPYKPKFKLDYLANSGVGVSTSRFGTGVQGGIVGMFSDILGRNQIVANLSVNGEIYDFGGLVGYINQQNRINWGVALSHIPYITGFREIVQTTLDNNGTPVSVIDDRTNLIRTFEDQAQVFGAYPFNKVHRFETGGAFSRYSYRVDRISNYYENLNGYPGYYITSDKRKVPLSEATNDLGVPLKSFSIFQLNASFVGDNSINGITSPLEGFRYRLGMEQYFGDYKFSAATIDVRKYWRLKPITIAARSYNYLRIGKDGENLYPLYVGYPYFIRGYEANSLYNSGSTGTSNGFDINQLSGSKMAVFNFELRLPFTGPKKLSAIPSKFLFTDLNLFFDAGLAWNEDSKVVFKNQPTNNIRPKLGSDGLPVKDLNNNPVYTGTNERVPALSVGISLRVNVFGYFVLEPYYAIPFQRKDISAGVFGLTFAPGW, encoded by the coding sequence ATGAATAAAAGCTATACTTTCCTCAAAAGATTAATTCCTGTTCTGTTCATCTTCACGATGTTTTCTACCTCCCTTCATGCCCAGTATTTCGGACAAAACAGGGTTCGCTACAACAATGAGAAGTTTAAAGTACTGCAGACCCCACATTTCGAGATCTACTATTACCTTAAAAATGAACAGCTGATACAGAAATTTGCCCAGGATGCAGAGACCTGGTATAAAATGCACCAGGAGATTTTCAGGGATACCTTTCTGAAAAAGAACCCGATCATACTTTACAATAACCATCCTGATTTTCAGCAAACCACTGCCCTGCAGGGCGAGGTTGGCATAGGAACCGGCGGGGTTACAGAAGCTTTTAAAAACAGGGTAATCATGCCGGTGATGGAGCTGAATAACCAAACACGGCATGTTTTAGGTCATGAGCTGGTACATGCTTTTCAATACCACCTTTTACTGGAAAAAGATTCTGTCAACCTGGAAAATGTAAGCCAGATCCCCTTATGGATGATAGAGGGTATGGCCGAGTACCTTTCTGTAGGAAAAACGGATGCCTTCACTTCCATGTGGATGAGGGACGCTTTGCTGAACAGGGATATCCCTTCCTTAAAAGACCTTACCAATTCCAATAAATATTTTCCCTACAGATATGGACAGGCATTCTGGACTTTTGTTGGCTCTGTATATGGCGATACCACCATCGTTCCCTTATTTAAGGCCACCGCAAAATATGGTTATGAGAACGGATTGAGGTATACCTTCGGGTATGATGACAGGACGCTTTCAGGTCTCTGGAAAAATGCCATTGAAGCGCATTACCGCCCTATGTTAAGGGCAGACAGCTCCCAGATCAGGATTACCGGAACAAAGATCATCGACAATAAAAATGCAGGGAACATGAACGTAGCGCCCTCTATTAGTCCGGATGGCAAATACCTTGCCTTCTTATCTGAAAAAGATCTTTTTGGAATAGACCTCTTTCTCGCCGATGCAAAAACCGGTAAAATTATCAGAAAGCTCAGCAGCCAGGTCGCCAATTCACATATCGACGATTTTAACTTCCTCGAATCTGCAGGTACCTGGTCGCCAGACGGTAAACAATTTGCCTTTAGCATTTTCAGCAAGGGCAAAAACCAGCTGATGATCATCAATATAGACAATGGCAGCGTTGCCTTGCGTGCAGACATGGGCGATGTGGCGCAGTTTGGCAACTTGTCCTGGTCGCCAAATGGCGATGACATCGCTTTCTCCGGAATGATACAGGGCCAAAGTGATATCTTCTCTTATAACCTTAAAACGAAAAAGGTTACCCAGATTACCAATGACGCCTATTCAGACTATGCCCCCGCCTATTCACAGGATGGAAAGAAAATAGCCTTTTCATCAGACAGGGCCTCTATAACTAAAAACAACAATACGGCAGTCCACTCCATCAACCTGAGTATTTACGATATTGAAAGCAAAACTTTAACTGATATCCCCGTATTCCCTGGCGCCAATAACCTCAATGCCCAGTTTTCTGGCGACAGCAAAAGGCTCTTTTTCTTATCCAACAGGGACGGGTTCAGGAATCTTTATGCGTACAACCTGGCCGACAATACGGTTAAACAGCTAACCGATTATTTTACGGGGATCAGTGGCATTACGGAATTTTCTCCGGCCATCTCCGTATCCAGAAATGACGACATCGTGTACAGCTACTACCGTTCGCAGCGTTATACTTTATACAACTCCCCGATCAGCAGTTTCCGTTCAAAACCGGTAGATGCCAATGCAGTAAATTTTGATGCTGCCGTGCTGCCACCCATGGAAACCATTGGTGTTGACATTGTAAACTCCAACCTCGGCAATTTTGAACGCTTTGAAAAAACCATAGCAGATTCTATGCGCCTTGTGCCTTACAAGCCTAAATTTAAGCTGGACTACCTCGCCAACAGCGGCGTAGGTGTTTCCACCAGCCGCTTCGGTACTGGTGTACAGGGTGGTATTGTCGGAATGTTCAGCGATATACTTGGTCGTAACCAGATCGTTGCCAACCTTTCTGTAAACGGGGAGATCTATGATTTCGGGGGACTGGTGGGTTACATCAACCAGCAAAACCGGATCAACTGGGGCGTAGCTTTATCGCATATCCCTTATATCACCGGTTTCCGAGAAATTGTTCAAACTACACTGGACAACAATGGAACTCCGGTTAGCGTAATTGACGACAGGACCAACCTGATCCGTACATTTGAAGACCAGGCACAGGTATTTGGTGCCTACCCTTTCAATAAGGTACACCGTTTTGAAACAGGTGGTGCATTCTCACGTTACAGCTACAGGGTAGACCGCATCAGCAATTACTATGAGAACCTGAATGGTTATCCCGGTTATTACATCACTTCGGACAAAAGAAAAGTACCACTGAGCGAAGCGACCAATGATCTGGGAGTTCCGCTCAAAAGCTTTAGCATCTTCCAGCTCAATGCTTCTTTTGTGGGCGACAATTCCATCAATGGCATCACCTCACCTCTGGAGGGTTTCAGGTACCGCCTGGGCATGGAACAGTATTTTGGTGATTACAAATTCTCGGCAGCAACCATTGATGTAAGAAAATACTGGCGCTTAAAACCCATTACCATCGCTGCCAGAAGCTATAACTACCTGAGGATTGGTAAAGACGGCGAAAACTTATACCCGCTATATGTAGGATACCCATATTTCATCAGAGGTTATGAAGCGAATTCCTTATACAATAGTGGGAGTACCGGAACCAGTAATGGTTTTGATATCAACCAGCTTTCAGGAAGTAAAATGGCTGTATTTAATTTTGAACTCCGGCTTCCTTTTACAGGTCCAAAAAAGCTGTCTGCCATTCCTTCTAAATTTCTCTTTACAGACCTGAATCTCTTCTTTGATGCCGGTCTGGCCTGGAACGAAGACTCTAAAGTGGTATTTAAAAACCAGCCCACCAATAACATCAGACCCAAGCTGGGGTCTGACGGCCTGCCGGTTAAAGACCTCAACAATAATCCGGTATATACCGGTACCAACGAACGTGTTCCGGCATTAAGTGTGGGTATATCTTTACGTGTTAATGTATTCGGTTACTTTGTACTCGAACCTTATTATGCCATTCCATTCCAGCGTAAAGATATCTCAGCAGGTGTATTCGGCCTTACTTTTGCCCCGGGATGGTAA